The Mastomys coucha isolate ucsf_1 unplaced genomic scaffold, UCSF_Mcou_1 pScaffold14, whole genome shotgun sequence genome window below encodes:
- the Gpr55 gene encoding G-protein coupled receptor 55 isoform X2 produces the protein MSRPESDNCSFDSVDKLTSTLQLAVHIPTFLLGLALNLLAIRGFSAFLKKKQPEYVATSIYMINLAVFDLLLVLSLPFKMALPQVESPSPAFCTLVECLYFISMYGSVFTICFISLDRFLAIQYPILASHFRSPRKTFGICCIIWMLVWIGSIPIYTFHREVEKYKCFHNMSDGTWSAKVFFPLEIFGFLLPMGIMGFCSYRSIHILLHLPDNTDDWVQRRDTKVWVQKRACIWTIATNLVIFVVSFLPVHLGFFLQYLVRNRFILDCRVKQGISLFLQLSLCFSNVNCCLDVFCYYFVIKEFRVGIKAHRLFIAQLVNQDTMVSRG, from the coding sequence ATGAGCCGGCCAGAGAGCGACAACTGCTCGTTCGATTCTGTGGATAAGCTGACCAGTACCTTGCAGCTGGCAGTCCACATCCCCACCTTCCTCCTTGGTCTGGCCCTCAACCTACTGGCCATCCGAGGCTTCAGTGCCTTCCTGAAGAAGAAGCAGCCGGAATATGTGGCCACTTCTATCTACATGATCAACTTGGCTGTCTTCGACTTACTGCTGGTGCTCTCCCTCCCATTCAAGATGGCCCTGCCGCAAGTAGAGTCCCCCTCCCCGGCCTTCTGCACTCTGGTGGAGTGCCTCTACTTCATCAGCATGTATGGGAGTGTCTTCACCATCTGCTTCATCAGCCTGGACcggttcctggccatccagtaCCCGATCCTGGCCAGCCACTTCCGGTCGCCCAGGAAAACCTTTGGGATCTGCTGCATCATCTGGATGCTGGTATGGATCGGAAGTATCCCCATCTATACTTTCCACAGGGAAGTGGAGAAATACAAGTGCTTCCACAACATGTCTGACGGCACCTGGAGCGCCAAGGTCTTCTTCCCTCTGGAGATCTTTGGCTTCCTCCTTCCCATGGGCATCATGGGCTTCTGTTCCTATAGGAGTATTCACATTCTGCTGCACCTTCCAGACAACACTGACGACTGGGTCCAACGGAGAGACACTAAGGTCTGGGTCCAGAAGAGAGCCTGCATCTGGACCATTGCTACCAATCTTGTCATCTTTGTGGTCTCCTTTCTCCCGGTGCACTTGGGTTTCTTCCTGCAGTATCTGGTGAGGAACCGCTTTATCTTGGATTGCAGAGTGAAGCAGGGCATCAGCTTGTTCCTGCagttgtctctgtgtttctccaACGTCAACTGCTGCCTTGACGTTTTCTGCTACTACTTTGTCATCAAAGAATTCCGCGTGGGCATCAAGGCCCACCGGCTTTTCATAGCCCAGCTGGTCAACCAGGATACCATGGTCTCCAGGGGTTAA
- the Gpr55 gene encoding G-protein coupled receptor 55 isoform X1: protein MPGALDEVGGKNMSRPESDNCSFDSVDKLTSTLQLAVHIPTFLLGLALNLLAIRGFSAFLKKKQPEYVATSIYMINLAVFDLLLVLSLPFKMALPQVESPSPAFCTLVECLYFISMYGSVFTICFISLDRFLAIQYPILASHFRSPRKTFGICCIIWMLVWIGSIPIYTFHREVEKYKCFHNMSDGTWSAKVFFPLEIFGFLLPMGIMGFCSYRSIHILLHLPDNTDDWVQRRDTKVWVQKRACIWTIATNLVIFVVSFLPVHLGFFLQYLVRNRFILDCRVKQGISLFLQLSLCFSNVNCCLDVFCYYFVIKEFRVGIKAHRLFIAQLVNQDTMVSRG from the coding sequence GCAAGAACATGAGCCGGCCAGAGAGCGACAACTGCTCGTTCGATTCTGTGGATAAGCTGACCAGTACCTTGCAGCTGGCAGTCCACATCCCCACCTTCCTCCTTGGTCTGGCCCTCAACCTACTGGCCATCCGAGGCTTCAGTGCCTTCCTGAAGAAGAAGCAGCCGGAATATGTGGCCACTTCTATCTACATGATCAACTTGGCTGTCTTCGACTTACTGCTGGTGCTCTCCCTCCCATTCAAGATGGCCCTGCCGCAAGTAGAGTCCCCCTCCCCGGCCTTCTGCACTCTGGTGGAGTGCCTCTACTTCATCAGCATGTATGGGAGTGTCTTCACCATCTGCTTCATCAGCCTGGACcggttcctggccatccagtaCCCGATCCTGGCCAGCCACTTCCGGTCGCCCAGGAAAACCTTTGGGATCTGCTGCATCATCTGGATGCTGGTATGGATCGGAAGTATCCCCATCTATACTTTCCACAGGGAAGTGGAGAAATACAAGTGCTTCCACAACATGTCTGACGGCACCTGGAGCGCCAAGGTCTTCTTCCCTCTGGAGATCTTTGGCTTCCTCCTTCCCATGGGCATCATGGGCTTCTGTTCCTATAGGAGTATTCACATTCTGCTGCACCTTCCAGACAACACTGACGACTGGGTCCAACGGAGAGACACTAAGGTCTGGGTCCAGAAGAGAGCCTGCATCTGGACCATTGCTACCAATCTTGTCATCTTTGTGGTCTCCTTTCTCCCGGTGCACTTGGGTTTCTTCCTGCAGTATCTGGTGAGGAACCGCTTTATCTTGGATTGCAGAGTGAAGCAGGGCATCAGCTTGTTCCTGCagttgtctctgtgtttctccaACGTCAACTGCTGCCTTGACGTTTTCTGCTACTACTTTGTCATCAAAGAATTCCGCGTGGGCATCAAGGCCCACCGGCTTTTCATAGCCCAGCTGGTCAACCAGGATACCATGGTCTCCAGGGGTTAA